The sequence below is a genomic window from Deltaproteobacteria bacterium.
TCTGGACCACGAGGGAGCGGTCCATGCCGCTCCCTCGTGTCTGTGCTTCGTTTGTCATGATGCCCGGGCTACTTCTTCTTGGAGGCCGCTTCCTTTTCGGCCATCTCCTTCAGGCCTTCGGCGTTGTAGCTCTCGCCCACCGCCTCGGCGATCTCCCGGATGACCTGCCAGTCGGCCATGTAGGTCACGGGATAGAAGCGGTCGGCCCCGCCAAAGGTCTCCTGCATCTTGGCCGGGAACCGGTAGGTGTAGAAGGCCCCGATGATCTTCTGGGCCAGATCCGGGCACAGCTGGTTGGAAAGACCGAAGGACGAGGTCGGGAACTTGGGGCTGGTGTAGATGATCCGCAGAGCGTCCTTGTCCACCCGCCCGGCCCGGACCATGCGCTCGTACACGTCCGAGGCCACCGGAGCGGCGTCGTAATCGCCGTGGGCCACGCCCAGGACGGACTGGTCGTGTTTGCCCGAGTAGACCACGGTGTAGTCCTCGTCAGGAACGAGGCCCAATTTGGGGAACAATGCCCGGGGGGCCAGGTTTCCCGAGTTGGACGAGGCCGAGGTGTGGGCCACCTTCTTGCCCTTCAAATCGGCCATGGACTGGATGGGGCTATCCTTCTTGACGACCATGATCAGGTTGTACCCCTGGAAGCCGTCGGCGTAGCCCTTCACAGCGATGGGCACGTACCCGGCCAGGTTGACGGCAAACCCTGTGGGGCCGGTGGAGAACCCGGCCACATGGAGGCGACCGGAACGCATGGCCTCAACCTCGGCCGCGTTGGACTGGACCGTATAATAGATGACCTTCTTGCCCGTGGCTTTTTCCAGATATTTCTGAAAATCCTCAAAGGCGTCCTTGTACACGGCCGGATCTTCCACCGGGGTGTAGGTGAAGACCAGGGTATCAGGGTTCTTGCAGTCCCCGGCCTGGGCCCAGTCGGCCACCAGGTCCTTGTCCTCGTCGCAGTACATGACGTCCAGGGTCCCGCGGTTCGTGCACTGTCCGGCTTGGCAGGGCAGATACAGGGCCAAAAGAACGGCCAGGGCCAGAAAGGTCAAAATCGTCTTGCGCATCGTCAACCTCCGTTTGTATGGGTTCGGGCCCAGACCCGCGCCCCCGTTGGACACCGGTCGCCCGAACCGTTCCGGTCTCGGATCTGGTCATGGGGATGGTCGAGGATACATTGAGACGCGTCCCCATGTCGGGGAGTCTGTACACCATCCATTCCGTCTTGAAAATGGCAAAAATGTGACAGAATCCGACACACCTGTCTTTCGGCCTGGGATTCTCTGCCGTTTCCAGACGTCCTCGAACGGCCCGACACCCTTGAAAAGGTTATCCTGAAGAGCTACCCCATGCCGGGGTACAATGGGCGGTTCTTGTCCACTTTGGCCTTCATTCGCAGCAGAATGAGCTGCTCAATGACCCCTTCGCCTTCCGAATTCAGGAAAAAATACCGGTCCCGATCCTTGAGCAGGGCCACGCCCAGCTCCCATTCCTCCAAAGCCTCCAGGTACAGGCCCTCGGCCTCGAAAAGTCGGCCGACTAGAAAATGCGGGGCCGGATCCCGGGGGTCCAGGGCCATGGCCATATCGGCGTCGCGTCCGGCCTCTTCGACGCGACCGAGTTCGAAAAGGGCCAGCCCACGCCTGGCCAGATGCGGGGCCATGGATTTCGGCCGATTCCGGCTCTCGCCTCCAGCCAGTTCCAGCCCGAGGTCGAGAAACGCCAAGGCCCCGGCCGGGTCCCCGGACCGCATCCGAAACTCGCCCATCAGAAGATGACCCCGGGGATTGCCGGCATCCAGAGTCAAAAGTCGTCTGGCATAGGACTCGGCCCGGTCCAGTCTGCCAGATTTTTCGGCTGCT
It includes:
- the phnD gene encoding phosphate/phosphite/phosphonate ABC transporter substrate-binding protein gives rise to the protein MRKTILTFLALAVLLALYLPCQAGQCTNRGTLDVMYCDEDKDLVADWAQAGDCKNPDTLVFTYTPVEDPAVYKDAFEDFQKYLEKATGKKVIYYTVQSNAAEVEAMRSGRLHVAGFSTGPTGFAVNLAGYVPIAVKGYADGFQGYNLIMVVKKDSPIQSMADLKGKKVAHTSASSNSGNLAPRALFPKLGLVPDEDYTVVYSGKHDQSVLGVAHGDYDAAPVASDVYERMVRAGRVDKDALRIIYTSPKFPTSSFGLSNQLCPDLAQKIIGAFYTYRFPAKMQETFGGADRFYPVTYMADWQVIREIAEAVGESYNAEGLKEMAEKEAASKKK
- a CDS encoding tetratricopeptide repeat protein; its protein translation is MMRKVALVTFLGALVFVFGAAFGFDPARDLKAAGLLSRAGDLDQAMRLARRALFFGNATEQIQALGLLAGAAEKSGRLDRAESYARRLLTLDAGNPRGHLLMGEFRMRSGDPAGALAFLDLGLELAGGESRNRPKSMAPHLARRGLALFELGRVEEAGRDADMAMALDPRDPAPHFLVGRLFEAEGLYLEALEEWELGVALLKDRDRYFFLNSEGEGVIEQLILLRMKAKVDKNRPLYPGMG